A DNA window from Pogona vitticeps strain Pit_001003342236 chromosome 2, PviZW2.1, whole genome shotgun sequence contains the following coding sequences:
- the LOC110090482 gene encoding killer cell lectin-like receptor subfamily F member 2: MEDEEGYTALYLRSKRDTSRPATPARKQGAAQCPRWYQITLCATCFVIVLLVAAVVALVLQMEAEKRRIGAEVGTCAVKCHSLLRSKLCHQSQGSSSGNSTCKLCPTHWHLYRDQCYWSSTDVKSWNESKDDCAGRNSHLLVIRRKEEMEFLKQIIEATRTYWAGLFVSLQEKRWVWMTEYQFDQTLFQEPNQSGEEYCGAIKNNRIISDVCSAVFRWVCQKDPILI; encoded by the exons ATGGAGGATGAAGAAGGCTACACCGCCCTGTACCTCCGGTCTAAGAGGGATACTTCTAGACCGGCCACTCCAGCTAGGAAGCAAG GTGCTGCCCAGTGTCCTCGTTGGTACCAGATCACCTTATGTGCCACATGCTTTGTGATTGTTCTCCTGGTGGCAGCTGTCGTAGCTTTGG TTTTGCAGATGGAGGCTGAGAAAAGGAGAATTGGAGCTGAAGTTGGCACATGCGCTGTGAAATGCCACTCTCTTCTAAGAAGCAAACTCTGCCATCAAAGCCAGGGCAGCTCCTCAG GGAATTCTACTTGTAAACTCTGCCCTACACACTGGCATCTCTACAGGGACCAGTGCTACTGGTCATCGACGGATGTTAAATCCTGGAATGAAAGCAAAGATGATTGTGCAGGAAGGAATTCTCACCTGCTGGTGATccgaaggaaggaagagatg GAGTTCTTAAAGCAGATTATAGAAGCTACACGTACCTACTGGGCCGGACTCTTTGTGTCATTGCAAGAGAAGAGATGGGTGTGGATGACAGAATATCAGTTTGACCAGACTCT GTTCCAAGAACCAAACCAGTCTGGAGAAGAGTACTGTGGAGCAATAAAGAACAACAGGATTATATCCGATGTTTGCAGTGCAGTATTTAGGTGGGTTTGCCAGAAAGACCCCATCTTGATATAA